GCCGGCGTCGGCAAGACCGTGCTGATCATGGAGCTGATCAACAATGTCGCGAAGGCCCATGGCGGCTATTCGGTGTTCGCCGGCGTCGGCGAGCGCACCCGCGAGGGCAACGATCTCTATCACGAGATGATCGAGTCCAACGTCAACAAGGACCCGAAGGAGAACGGCGGCTCGACCGCAGGTTCCAAGTGCGCTCTTGTGTACGGCCAGATGAACGAGCCCCCGGGCGCCCGCATGCGCGTGGCCCTGGCCGGTCTGACCATCGCGGAGGATTTCCGCGACAAGGGTCAGGACGTGCTGTTCTTCGTCGACAACATCTTCCGCTTTACGCAGGCGGGCTCGGAAGTGTCCGCGCTGCTCGGCCGCATTCCCTCGGCGGTGGGCTATCAGCCGACGCTGGCGACCGACATGGGTAACCTGCAGGAGCGCATCACCACCACCAACAAGGGCTCGATCACCTCGGTGCAGGCGATCTACGTCCCGGCCGACGACCTGACCGACCCGGCGCCCGCGACCTCCTTCGCCCACTTGGACGCACGCACCGTGCTGTCGCGTTCGATCGCAGAAAAGGGCATCTACCCGGCGGTCGACCCGCTCGACTCGACCTCGCGCATGCTCTCGGCCGACATCGTCGGCGAGGAGCATTACGCTGTCGCTACGGCTGTCCAGCAGACGCTGCAGCGCTACAAGTCGCTGCAGGACATCATCGCGATCCTCGGCATGGACGAACTGTCGGAAGACGACAAGATGACGGTGGCGCGCGCTCGCAAGATCGAGCGCTTCATGTCGCAGCCCTTCTTCGTCGCGGAAGTCTTCACCGGCTCG
Above is a genomic segment from Bosea sp. NBC_00550 containing:
- the atpD gene encoding F0F1 ATP synthase subunit beta codes for the protein MAKAATKTTKTKTAEKPANTGTGRVTQVIGAVVDVQFDGELPEILNALETDNLGNRLVLEVAQHLGENTVRTIAMDATEGLVRGQSVTDTGAPIAVPVGDETLGRIMNVIGEPVDEAGPILTTARRGIHQPAPSYADQATEAQILVTGIKVVDLLAPYAKGGKVGLFGGAGVGKTVLIMELINNVAKAHGGYSVFAGVGERTREGNDLYHEMIESNVNKDPKENGGSTAGSKCALVYGQMNEPPGARMRVALAGLTIAEDFRDKGQDVLFFVDNIFRFTQAGSEVSALLGRIPSAVGYQPTLATDMGNLQERITTTNKGSITSVQAIYVPADDLTDPAPATSFAHLDARTVLSRSIAEKGIYPAVDPLDSTSRMLSADIVGEEHYAVATAVQQTLQRYKSLQDIIAILGMDELSEDDKMTVARARKIERFMSQPFFVAEVFTGSPGKLVPLEDTIKGFKGLIEGKYDHLPEAAFYMVGSIEEAVEKAQRLAAEAA